The region CCTTCTTTCGCAAAACACGTGTTTGGGATAGACTAACATTCTTTGCAATCTCACTTAAATAAATGATAAAGGCAGGCGGGCTTTCACCTTTGAATCTTCGGAGCAATTGGTAGTCGTTGTGTGTAAGTCTTAGGTAGACAAGTTGCACAGTATCAGAAACTTCTAAGGATGGTACGTAATGGGCTACAGTACCCGTGATCAATCTATGAAACCGTCCAATGAATTCTTTCCAGGCAAATTCTTTACCTAGAACACAATCATCGATGAGTCCTCTGATCTCCTCTTTCTTTACTTCCATAGGATGCTAACTTTCTACAGGTTTGTAAAGATTCCTGAATTCGTCGTGTAAAATGATGAGAAGAAAAGAGATTTTTGTGCAAAAATTGACTGACCTGAAAGAGTTCCTTTGGTTTGGCCTCTGAGGCTAAGTACGGAAACCGTTGGTAGTCCTGTAAAAAGCCAGAGAAGACAGATAGACGGATGCCAGGTGCATCTAATTTGATCTCATTTAGGCAGTCCTTCCATTCTTTTATTTCGGTTTTTAAAGGTTCTTGCAAAGCAGGATGGCTTAAAAAATAAGCGAGTAAAGTTTCTAAAGTTTCCTTGTTTCGTTGATTCTCTAAACTGCGCTTTTGAACAGAGAAAAGATTTTGGTGAGAGTAGAGGAATGTTTGGAAGAGTGATTCTTCTTCCTCCCTTAGATCCTTTACCATCTTACGTAGCAAAGAGAGTTTGCGCTCAGGGTTCATGTCAACATACACCAGCTCGTTGATCGTTTGTGTGATCGCTTTCTCTTTGGAAAGGTAAGAAATTTGGCCAGTCTGGTAGAAGTTTGAAAATCGGTAGACTCGCTCTTCCCAAGCAGAGTATAGTTTTTCCAGGATTTCCTTTGCATCTGCAGTATC is a window of Leptospira ryugenii DNA encoding:
- a CDS encoding RNA polymerase sigma factor; protein product: MEVKKEEIRGLIDDCVLGKEFAWKEFIGRFHRLITGTVAHYVPSLEVSDTVQLVYLRLTHNDYQLLRRFKGESPPAFIIYLSEIAKNVSLSQTRVLRKKDYREGIGLDETIEILDERIQPEDQYFVLEEQDEILRQMERLDENSREILLLRLQNYKFKDIAEILGEPLGTVLARAKRAKEKLKKIVQDEIKSQEKEID